A window from Triplophysa dalaica isolate WHDGS20190420 chromosome 3, ASM1584641v1, whole genome shotgun sequence encodes these proteins:
- the dcaf8 gene encoding DDB1- and CUL4-associated factor 8: MSDTEGQSSIPNGPDATEPGEGDASAARDSQSPPESVNLSSAPEGSEGAQDRPMADSEQKKGPGEEEDTDSMDGSGLFSLTEDGKRESEGGGQTERGKDEGRRSARKRNRPSGGATRHSSSSDDDDDEDEEEDEEDNVEEDEEAIEAWLGADLLDLSRPSWCAVPSLRAREIGHNSQQFVRKVCGARGLVQRLELQGRLERHTGCVNTLHFNPSGTRLASGSDDLRVVIWDWARRKAELEFDSGHKSNVFQAKFLPHSGDSTLAMCARDGQIRVAELSATQCCKNTKRVAQHKGAAHKLALEPDSPWSFLSAGEDAVVFGIDLRLDRPANKLVVVKEGEKKVGLYTIYVNPANTHHFAVGGRDQYVRIYDQRKINENDNNGVLKKFCPSHLVPSESKTNITCLVYSHDGTELLASYNDEDIYLFDSSHSDGADFCRRYKGHRNNATVKGVNFYGPCSEFVVSGSDCGHIYLWDKNSARVVQFMEGDRGGVVNCLEPHPHLPGLATSGLDHDVKLWAPTAENPTTLKELKDVMKKNKRERDEDSVRHGDQYDTQLLWFLMRHMRNRRPQRTRRGEGGEGDTDESWSSPDSSDEEDGGPDHVQCMSS, from the exons ATGAGTGATACAGAAGGACAATCAAGCATCCCAAATG GTCCTGATGCGACGGAGCCTGGAGAGGGAGATGCATCTGCAGCGAGGGACTCCCAGTCTCCTCCTGAGTCAG TCAATTTAAGTTCGGCCCCCGAGGGAAGCGAGGGGGCTCAAGACCGGCCAATGGCAGACTCCGAGCAGAAGAAGGGGCCGGGTGAAGAAGAGGACACGGACAGCATGGACGGCAGTGGACTGTTCTCCCTCACAGAAGATGGAAAGCGAGAGAGTGAAGGAGGAGGGCAGACCGAGAGGGGGAAAGATGAAGGAAGAAGATCCGCCAGGAAGAGGAACCGGCCCAGCGGGGGAGCCACGCGCCACTCTTCTAGTTCagatgatgatgacgacgaaGACGAAGAAGAGGACGAGGAGGACAACgttgaagaagatgaagaagcCATTGAGGCTTGGCTGGGAGCTGACCTGCTTGACCTGAGTCGCCCTTCCTGGTGTGCCGTCCCCTCGCTGCGCGCTCGAGAGATCGGCCACAACTCGCAGCAGTTTGTGAGGAAGGTTTGTGGCGCGCGGGGTCTGGTGCAGAGGCTAGAGCTGCAGGGTCGTCTGGAGAGACACACGGGCTGCGTGAACACCCTACACTTTAACCCTTCCGGCACTCGCCTGGCATCCGGCAGTGACGACCTCCGCGTGGTCATCTGGGACTGGGCTCGCAGAAAGGCAGAGCTTGAGTTTGACAGCGGTCATAAGAGCAACGTCTTTCAG GCGAAGTTTCTTCCACACAGCGGTGACTCCACGCTGGCCATGTGTGCCAGAGACGGACAGATCAGAGTGGCTGAGCTCTCTGCCACACAGTGCTGTAAGAACACCAAAAGAGTGGCTCAACACAAAGGTGCAGCCCATAAG CTGGCGCTGGAGCCAGACTCCCCCTGGTCTTTTCTCTCCGCGGGTGAGGACGCGGTGGTGTTCGGCATTGACCTGCGTCTGGACAGACCTGCCAA TAAACTGGTGGTGGTGAAGGAGGGTGAAAAGAAGGTGGGGCTGTACACCATCTACGTGAATCCAGCTAACACGCATCACTTTGCTGTGGGCGGCAGAGACCAGTATGTCAG GATCTACGACCAGAGAAAGATCAATGAAAACGACAATAACGGAGTCCTGAAGAAATTCTGTCCCTCCCACTTGGTGCCCAGCGAATCCAAAACCAATATCACGTGTTTAGTGTACAGCCACGACGGCACAG AGCTGCTGGCAAGTTACAACGATGAGGACATTTACCTGTTTGACTCCAGTCACAGCGATGGGGCAGATTTTTGCAGGAGATACAAGGGTCACCGCAACAACGCCACAG TGAAGGGAGTCAACTTTTACGGGCCCTGCAGTGAGTTTGTTGTCAGTGGCAGTGACTGTGGACACATCTATCTGTGGGACAAGAATTCGGCGCGTGTGGTGCAGTTTATGGAGGGAGACAGAGGAGGAGTG GTGAACTGTCTGGAGCCACACCCTCATCTCCCGGGTTTGGCCACGAGCGGTCTGGATCATGATGTGAAGCTGTGGGCCCCCACTGCTGAGAATCCCACCACCCTGAAGGAACTTAAAGAC GTGATGAAGAAGAACAAGCGAGAGCGAGATGAAGACAGTGTCCGTCACGGCGACCAGTATGACACACAGCTCCTCTGGTTCCTGATGAGACATATGAGAAACCGAAGACCTCAGCGA ACCCGGCGAGGAGAAGGTGGAGAGGGTGACACGGACGAATCTTGGAGCTCTCCGGATTCCTCTGATGAAGAAGATGGAGGGCCAGACCATGTGCAGTGCATGTCCTcctga
- the pcp4l1 gene encoding Purkinje cell protein 4-like protein 1, with amino-acid sequence MSENSSSDLPNSTQGSTTNEKAPQEKATDNAGKPPTQAPEEEIDIDLEAPETEKAALAIQNQFRRFQKKKK; translated from the exons ATGAGTGAG AACAGTTCTTCTGATCTTCCCAACAGCACCCAGGGCTCCACCACCAATGAAAAAG CCCCTCAGGAGAAAGCGACGGACAACGCGGGAAAGCCCCCCACGCAAGCCCCTGAAGAAGAGATCGACATCGATCTGGAGGCCCCCGAGACCGAGAAAGCAGCGCTGGCAATACAGAATCAGTTCAGACGCTTCCAGAAGAAAAAGAAGTAA